A part of Terriglobus roseus genomic DNA contains:
- a CDS encoding regulatory protein RecX: MAFGRQRVSRTPLDRDQLMEYALKSLGARMQSVRDLRRKLIDRAEPGPSGAEAVDWVLAKLQELRYLSDDRFAADFTRLRQENRSFGRRRVQQDLQAKGIASEVIQTTLDEAYEGVDEQALVRQHLERRRIPPPTDEKSTARVLRRLTAAGFSSKAIFAVLRSLKSGEQALDRAEADASDDLA, from the coding sequence ATGGCATTCGGTCGTCAACGCGTCTCACGCACACCGCTCGATCGCGATCAGTTGATGGAGTACGCACTGAAGTCGCTCGGCGCGCGCATGCAGAGCGTCCGTGACCTGCGCCGCAAACTTATTGACCGCGCAGAACCAGGGCCCTCTGGCGCAGAAGCCGTGGACTGGGTGCTGGCAAAGCTGCAGGAACTGCGCTATCTCTCCGACGATCGCTTCGCCGCAGACTTCACCCGGCTGCGGCAGGAGAATCGCAGCTTCGGCCGACGCCGCGTACAGCAGGATCTGCAGGCAAAGGGAATTGCATCGGAAGTGATTCAAACCACGCTGGATGAGGCCTACGAAGGTGTGGACGAGCAGGCTCTGGTGCGGCAGCACCTGGAACGCCGCCGCATCCCTCCGCCGACGGATGAAAAGAGTACCGCGCGCGTTCTGCGTCGGTTAACCGCGGCGGGGTTTTCGTCGAAGGCAATCTTTGCGGTGCTGCGGAGTCTGAAGAGTGGCGAGCAAGCTCTGGATCGCGCAGAAGCTGATGCTTCCGACGACCTCGCTTGA
- a CDS encoding GGDEF domain-containing protein gives MENLLIYRMYGLLLLSTGFAVAMLYRAIQTEKTDRSAYWIAATCFCGGLGLIALSTSSNTLHWVGIVLFVATPNILHVAIGSATRQSVRRTLPWMIGITISCFLATVLLNIVVPNWPIRRAPAVFSIPLMEAVNVWFLLRRRDSPTRLANMAMAVFLLLHVAVFAIRTGDIITDSFHQRWLAYAGMTVIVGLGGSFLGMESLRSRHEMERIAMTDPLTGLLNRRALEVVAHRELQRCIRLEKPCSALMMDIDRFKEINDNMGHAAGDAALRAVAGVLQSMLRPTDDVITRHGGDEFFVLLPECGEDNAEWIASQIRQGVAGCTLYAVDDTPFRIQVSVGVATSSHHEMTVQDLLHASDIVLYREKQITRSKNAAMLMKDHRPEGGGAHVHPSNA, from the coding sequence ATGGAAAATCTGCTGATCTACCGGATGTACGGTTTGTTGCTACTGTCCACAGGCTTTGCAGTGGCGATGCTGTACCGTGCCATTCAAACTGAAAAGACAGACCGCTCCGCGTACTGGATTGCAGCAACGTGTTTCTGCGGCGGCCTGGGACTGATTGCCCTGAGCACCAGCTCAAACACGCTTCACTGGGTTGGCATTGTTCTCTTTGTGGCGACGCCCAACATCCTGCACGTTGCGATAGGCTCCGCCACACGGCAGAGCGTACGCCGAACGCTTCCGTGGATGATTGGCATCACCATAAGCTGCTTCCTGGCGACCGTACTTCTCAACATCGTTGTTCCGAACTGGCCTATTCGCCGTGCTCCGGCCGTTTTTTCTATCCCGTTGATGGAGGCAGTGAACGTCTGGTTCCTGTTACGCCGCAGGGATAGTCCGACACGCCTGGCCAATATGGCCATGGCTGTTTTTCTGTTGTTGCATGTTGCTGTCTTCGCTATACGGACCGGCGACATTATTACGGATAGCTTCCATCAGCGCTGGCTTGCTTACGCGGGCATGACCGTCATTGTGGGACTGGGCGGCAGCTTTCTGGGCATGGAATCGTTGCGCTCCCGTCATGAGATGGAACGCATTGCCATGACCGATCCCTTGACCGGCCTGCTGAATCGGCGTGCGTTGGAAGTGGTGGCACATCGCGAGTTGCAACGGTGCATTCGCCTGGAAAAGCCATGCTCTGCGCTGATGATGGACATTGATCGCTTCAAAGAGATCAACGACAACATGGGGCACGCTGCGGGTGACGCCGCGTTGCGCGCCGTAGCTGGCGTTCTGCAATCTATGCTGCGACCAACCGATGATGTGATCACCCGGCATGGTGGCGATGAGTTTTTTGTTCTGCTACCGGAATGCGGCGAGGACAACGCGGAATGGATTGCAAGCCAGATTCGGCAGGGTGTGGCCGGATGCACGCTGTATGCCGTGGATGACACGCCTTTCCGTATCCAGGTGAGCGTTGGTGTGGCCACGTCATCGCACCATGAGATGACCGTGCAGGATCTTCTGCATGCCAGCGACATTGTTCTCTACCGCGAGAAGCAGATCACCCGCAGCAAGAACGCCGCAATGCTCATGAAGGATCACCGCCCGGAAGGCGGCGGCGCCCACGTCCATCCTTCCAACGCATAG
- a CDS encoding GGDEF domain-containing protein, whose amino-acid sequence MDRRTLFTVQAGLLIFLGGVILASSYFQSRNRRDKGSVWFAAAYFCAGLGLGLQAYRGMISDVISILFGNALFLMFGPLANRAIAKTTGQKRDYLVWLLLLNAATVMNYAYYTWWQPNVVLRTVEAVPILAVMYLACIDLLLRNKDEVIRPAVTAIIVCFAMQSLPNFVRVALAWKYQIPDAWFSWSGIITIAGLALSYLWIGNLRMHAELERSAMTDPLTGLFNRRALDVFGARELERIRRRDLPCSALMMDVDKFKQINDGLGHAAGDASLCAVAQTLQKTLRVTDLATRLGGDEFFVLLPDCSEAQATEVVMRLKAAIESLRLKTMSEVVFTITTSIGCITLSGQNATLEELLHGSDVMLYREKQALRSESSADMKPQPVAVPGPRRVQPYNA is encoded by the coding sequence ATGGACCGACGGACGTTATTCACGGTGCAGGCCGGCCTGCTCATCTTTTTGGGCGGCGTCATTCTTGCGTCCTCATACTTCCAATCCAGAAACCGCCGCGATAAGGGCTCCGTTTGGTTTGCGGCAGCGTATTTCTGCGCGGGACTGGGGCTTGGGCTGCAGGCGTATCGCGGGATGATCTCGGATGTGATCAGCATCCTGTTCGGGAACGCACTGTTCCTGATGTTTGGACCGCTGGCGAACCGGGCGATTGCGAAGACTACCGGTCAGAAGCGCGATTATCTGGTGTGGTTGCTGCTGCTGAATGCAGCGACAGTGATGAACTACGCCTACTACACGTGGTGGCAGCCGAACGTGGTGCTGAGAACGGTTGAGGCGGTGCCGATTCTTGCAGTCATGTATCTGGCCTGCATTGACCTTCTCCTGCGAAACAAAGACGAAGTGATCCGTCCGGCAGTGACCGCGATCATTGTCTGTTTCGCCATGCAGTCATTGCCCAATTTCGTTCGCGTGGCGTTGGCCTGGAAGTATCAGATTCCGGATGCGTGGTTCTCCTGGAGCGGCATCATCACCATTGCCGGGCTGGCGCTTAGCTACCTGTGGATTGGCAATCTGAGGATGCATGCGGAGCTGGAGCGGTCGGCCATGACCGATCCACTGACGGGACTGTTCAATCGGCGCGCTTTGGATGTGTTTGGGGCACGGGAGTTGGAACGCATCCGTCGCCGCGACCTGCCATGCTCTGCGTTGATGATGGACGTGGACAAGTTCAAGCAGATCAACGATGGGTTGGGGCACGCAGCGGGAGATGCTTCCCTGTGCGCTGTGGCGCAGACGCTGCAAAAGACGCTGCGGGTAACCGATCTGGCCACCCGTCTGGGCGGCGATGAGTTTTTTGTTCTGCTGCCGGACTGCAGCGAAGCCCAGGCTACTGAAGTGGTCATGCGGCTTAAAGCGGCTATCGAGTCCCTGCGGCTGAAGACGATGAGCGAAGTGGTCTTCACGATCACCACCAGCATTGGCTGCATCACCCTGAGTGGGCAAAACGCGACGCTGGAGGAGCTGCTGCATGGCAGCGATGTGATGCTCTATCGGGAAAAGCAGGCCTTGCGCTCAGAATCCTCTGCCGACATGAAGCCCCAGCCTGTGGCTGTCCCCGGCCCGCGGCGCGTTCAGCCCTATAACGCCTAA
- a CDS encoding alpha-L-fucosidase, translating into MKLSRRTFVGSALATGITAAAQTKGTGAPAKFGPTPSLRQLSWQRMGTTAFLHFTVNTFTGREWGLGDEDPNIFNPTEFNADSIVLTLKQGGIKGVILTCKHHDGFCLWPTKSTDHNISKSKFQGGKGDIVRDISAAAKKHGLKFGVYVSPWDRNNANYGKPEYITTYRQQITELLTHYGPIFEVWFDGANGGDGFYGGAREKRTIDKHTYYDWTNTWALVRKLQPGAVIFSDAGPDIRWVGNERGIAAENCWNTVTLLSEHHDATAVPGDVDTKLSGAGSADGKEWIPAECDVSIRKGWFYHPEEKPKSVEALLNIYEKSVGHGAGLLLNIPPDTRGLIADADADVLYAFAARVQKMFATNLLRGAQLTASDVRSAGYSPAKLVDGNPDTFWSVPDGKTEATVTAQFAARTELNLFRLREEISLGQRVREFVLEVRDGSGPWVRVASGEAIGNCRIVRLEAPIHANEIRLSIRGAAPVALSEWGCFLNRD; encoded by the coding sequence ATGAAACTTTCACGTCGGACGTTTGTAGGCAGTGCATTGGCAACCGGCATAACAGCCGCAGCGCAGACCAAAGGCACAGGTGCGCCTGCCAAGTTTGGCCCGACGCCTTCGCTGCGGCAACTCAGCTGGCAGCGTATGGGGACTACTGCTTTCCTACACTTCACTGTGAACACCTTTACCGGGCGTGAGTGGGGGTTGGGGGATGAGGATCCCAACATCTTTAACCCGACCGAGTTCAATGCGGACAGTATTGTGCTGACGCTGAAGCAGGGCGGTATTAAGGGTGTGATTCTGACCTGCAAGCACCATGACGGCTTCTGCCTGTGGCCTACGAAATCAACCGATCACAACATTAGTAAGAGCAAGTTTCAGGGCGGTAAGGGCGACATTGTCCGCGACATCTCGGCTGCGGCGAAGAAGCATGGGCTGAAGTTTGGTGTGTATGTTTCGCCTTGGGATCGGAACAATGCCAACTATGGCAAGCCGGAGTACATCACGACGTATCGGCAACAGATCACAGAACTGCTGACGCACTATGGGCCGATCTTTGAAGTGTGGTTCGACGGCGCGAATGGTGGCGATGGCTTCTACGGTGGTGCGCGCGAGAAGCGGACCATCGACAAGCACACCTATTACGACTGGACGAACACCTGGGCGCTGGTGCGCAAGCTGCAGCCCGGTGCGGTGATCTTCAGCGATGCTGGGCCGGATATTCGCTGGGTGGGTAACGAACGCGGCATTGCTGCTGAGAACTGCTGGAACACGGTGACCCTGCTGAGTGAGCATCATGACGCTACTGCTGTTCCTGGCGATGTGGACACGAAGCTCTCGGGCGCGGGTTCTGCTGACGGCAAGGAATGGATTCCGGCGGAGTGCGACGTGTCGATCCGCAAGGGTTGGTTCTATCACCCGGAGGAAAAGCCGAAGTCGGTTGAAGCGCTGTTGAACATTTATGAGAAGTCTGTGGGGCATGGAGCGGGTTTGCTGTTGAATATTCCGCCGGACACTCGTGGGTTGATTGCGGATGCGGACGCCGATGTTCTGTACGCGTTTGCTGCGCGGGTACAGAAGATGTTTGCCACCAATTTGCTGCGCGGGGCGCAGCTGACGGCGTCGGATGTGCGTTCAGCGGGTTATTCGCCTGCGAAGCTGGTGGATGGTAATCCGGATACGTTCTGGAGCGTTCCTGATGGCAAGACAGAGGCGACCGTTACGGCACAGTTCGCTGCTCGGACTGAGTTGAACCTGTTCCGTCTGCGTGAAGAAATCTCGCTGGGGCAGCGCGTTAGGGAGTTCGTTCTGGAGGTGCGTGACGGCAGTGGCCCTTGGGTGCGTGTGGCTTCCGGAGAAGCCATTGGCAACTGCCGCATCGTGCGCTTGGAGGCGCCAATCCACGCAAATGAAATCCGGCTAAGCATCCGTGGTGCGGCACCCGTCGCTCTGAGTGAGTGGGGCTGTTTCCTGAATCGGGATTAG
- the alaS gene encoding alanine--tRNA ligase: MQYRSGSQIREDFLRFFEGKGHRRIHSSSLVPHNDPTLLFANAGMNQFKDVFLGSDVRTYSRATTSQKCVRAGGKHNDLENVGFTRRHHTFFEMLGNFSFGDYFKKDAIAFAWELLTSPDWFGIDKDKLYVTIFEGDAQTPRDDEAEQFWIEAGVPKSRIYELGAKDNFWQMGETGPCGPCSEIYYDLGLAASETGEDKPFGEDDQRYMEIWNLVFMQFDRHITPGGLPELTPLPKPSIDTGMGLERISCVLQGKLSNYQSDLFVPLIDAAIRLTGFSAMNAEEGSVSDAKGAASLRIIADHARAATFLIADGIQPANEGRGYVLRKILRRGIRHGRLLGQDQPFMHEMVHAVVAEMKVAYPELLDAEDRVAKTVLQEEQQFARTLQLGLARMTNEVLQDGAQAFSLYETFGMPLDFMTDAARDAGIEFDMVGFERAKEEEQKRARASWKGGSQKTASPAFASLDKTDFVGYTGLRADSAEVIALVKDGVGVQVLQPGDTGEVVLDRTSFYADSGGQVGDTGWLFPTDHTSTIAEVHGCTKPVAGVFAHKVTVKRPIAVGDKVDAVVDGAERTATTRNHTGTHLIQAALREVLGTHVKQAGSLNNRNRLRFDFSHFAQVADEELQEIEDIVNQQVLANTKVETFVDVPIDVAINEYKATALFGEKYGDKVRVVKIGDFSTELCGGTHTLATGEIGLLKLTGESSVSSGIRRVEAITGTGSLSEFRKGFALAKMASTLVGANDPEGFQAKLSAQEEELKKLRRELDQARMKSASASTENAAESAVEVKGIKVLAQKVSGLDRNQMRTLVDTLRTRLGSGVVVLGAATEDGKVALIAGVTKDLTGKVQAGKVVGAVAAKVGGKGGGRPDLAEAGGTDPSQLDAALASVPDTVGGLIA; the protein is encoded by the coding sequence ATGCAATACCGTTCCGGAAGCCAGATTCGCGAAGATTTTCTGCGGTTTTTTGAGGGCAAGGGCCATCGCCGCATCCACTCGTCGTCGCTCGTGCCGCACAACGACCCCACGCTGCTCTTTGCCAACGCGGGTATGAACCAGTTCAAGGACGTCTTCCTTGGCTCGGACGTGCGCACTTATTCGCGCGCCACCACCTCGCAGAAGTGCGTCCGCGCGGGCGGCAAGCATAACGACTTGGAAAACGTCGGCTTCACGCGTCGCCATCACACCTTCTTTGAAATGCTGGGCAACTTCAGCTTCGGCGACTACTTCAAGAAAGACGCCATCGCCTTCGCGTGGGAACTGCTCACCTCGCCCGACTGGTTCGGCATCGACAAGGACAAGCTCTACGTCACCATCTTCGAAGGCGACGCGCAGACCCCGCGCGACGACGAAGCGGAGCAGTTCTGGATCGAAGCGGGCGTGCCGAAGAGCCGCATCTATGAACTGGGCGCGAAGGACAACTTCTGGCAGATGGGCGAAACCGGCCCCTGCGGCCCCTGCTCTGAGATCTATTACGACCTCGGCCTCGCAGCCAGCGAAACCGGCGAAGACAAGCCCTTCGGCGAAGACGACCAGCGCTACATGGAGATCTGGAACCTCGTCTTCATGCAGTTCGACCGTCACATCACACCGGGAGGCCTCCCGGAACTCACGCCGCTGCCAAAGCCCTCCATTGATACGGGCATGGGCCTCGAGCGTATCTCCTGCGTTCTGCAGGGCAAGCTCTCCAACTATCAGAGCGATCTGTTTGTTCCGTTGATCGATGCTGCGATTCGTCTGACTGGCTTCTCTGCGATGAACGCGGAGGAAGGGTCTGTCAGCGATGCAAAGGGCGCGGCCTCACTTCGCATCATCGCAGACCACGCACGCGCAGCAACGTTCCTCATCGCCGATGGCATTCAGCCTGCGAACGAAGGCCGCGGTTATGTGCTGCGCAAAATCCTTCGTCGCGGCATCCGTCACGGACGTCTGCTCGGTCAGGATCAGCCCTTCATGCACGAGATGGTGCACGCCGTCGTCGCCGAGATGAAGGTTGCCTATCCCGAGCTGCTGGATGCGGAAGATCGCGTAGCGAAGACGGTTCTACAGGAAGAGCAGCAGTTCGCACGCACACTGCAGCTTGGCCTCGCACGCATGACCAATGAAGTTTTGCAGGATGGCGCGCAGGCATTCTCGCTGTACGAAACCTTCGGCATGCCGCTGGACTTCATGACCGATGCCGCACGTGACGCGGGCATCGAGTTCGATATGGTCGGCTTCGAGCGCGCCAAGGAAGAAGAGCAAAAGCGCGCCCGTGCCTCATGGAAGGGCGGCTCGCAGAAGACCGCCTCCCCTGCCTTCGCATCGCTCGATAAGACAGACTTCGTCGGTTACACCGGCCTCCGCGCCGATAGCGCAGAAGTCATCGCGCTTGTGAAAGATGGCGTCGGCGTACAGGTTCTTCAGCCCGGCGATACAGGCGAGGTAGTTCTCGACCGCACATCCTTCTACGCAGACAGCGGTGGTCAGGTGGGCGACACCGGCTGGCTCTTCCCAACCGATCACACCTCCACCATCGCGGAAGTGCACGGCTGCACCAAGCCCGTTGCGGGTGTCTTCGCGCACAAGGTCACGGTCAAGCGCCCCATCGCTGTGGGCGACAAGGTCGATGCAGTGGTCGATGGTGCAGAACGCACCGCCACCACCCGCAACCACACCGGCACCCACTTGATTCAGGCTGCATTGCGAGAGGTGCTGGGCACGCACGTGAAGCAGGCCGGATCGCTCAACAATCGCAATCGTCTTCGCTTTGACTTCTCGCACTTCGCCCAGGTGGCGGACGAAGAGTTGCAGGAGATTGAAGACATCGTGAACCAGCAGGTGCTCGCGAACACCAAGGTGGAAACCTTTGTAGACGTTCCCATCGACGTCGCGATCAATGAGTACAAGGCGACTGCGCTCTTCGGTGAAAAGTACGGTGACAAGGTACGCGTCGTTAAGATCGGCGACTTCTCCACCGAACTCTGCGGCGGTACGCACACCCTCGCCACCGGCGAAATCGGTTTGTTGAAGCTCACCGGCGAATCGTCGGTAAGCAGCGGCATCCGTCGTGTGGAAGCCATCACCGGAACCGGTTCGTTGTCTGAGTTCCGCAAGGGCTTCGCTCTGGCGAAGATGGCGTCAACGCTCGTCGGCGCAAACGATCCCGAAGGCTTCCAGGCAAAGCTCTCCGCTCAGGAAGAAGAGTTGAAGAAGCTTCGCCGCGAACTCGATCAGGCGCGCATGAAGTCGGCTTCGGCATCCACGGAGAACGCCGCGGAATCTGCGGTCGAAGTGAAGGGCATCAAGGTGCTCGCGCAGAAGGTCAGCGGCCTCGACCGCAACCAGATGCGTACGCTCGTTGACACACTGCGCACGCGCCTCGGCTCCGGTGTCGTCGTCCTCGGCGCAGCCACAGAAGATGGCAAGGTTGCACTGATCGCTGGCGTAACCAAGGACCTCACAGGCAAGGTGCAGGCAGGCAAGGTCGTCGGCGCAGTCGCAGCCAAAGTTGGCGGCAAGGGCGGCGGACGTCCAGACCTCGCAGAAGCAGGCGGCACCGACCCATCGCAGCTTGATGCGGCGTTGGCCTCCGTGCCGGATACCGTAGGGGGCCTCATCGCTTAA
- a CDS encoding YegP family protein, producing MAGKFVLKPTSSGGYRFNLKAGNGETILTSQNYSSKEGAQHGIESVRENAPNDERYDRLTNKAGEPYFNLKAANGQIIGNSEGYSSTSARDHGIESVKTNAPAATVAEEN from the coding sequence ATGGCAGGCAAGTTTGTTCTGAAACCAACATCGTCCGGCGGCTACCGCTTCAACCTGAAGGCAGGTAACGGCGAAACCATCCTCACGAGCCAGAACTACTCATCCAAAGAAGGCGCCCAACACGGCATTGAGTCCGTAAGGGAAAATGCTCCCAACGATGAACGTTATGACCGCCTGACGAACAAGGCCGGTGAGCCGTATTTCAATCTGAAGGCGGCTAACGGGCAGATTATCGGAAACAGCGAGGGCTACAGTTCCACCTCAGCGCGTGACCACGGCATCGAGTCTGTAAAGACCAACGCTCCCGCGGCAACAGTGGCGGAAGAGAACTAA
- a CDS encoding N-acetylmuramoyl-L-alanine amidase, giving the protein MASLAPSRSARCVVAAALLLPLALSAVAQRPRTSSAASSTRKKAVEQTPWQIAEAAREQLMAIPPEQRTRDDYTTVMDAYRLIYHGNPADVHSPESIYNVGLLLADQAMTLHEPKMLTAAIGQFEFLRTQYPRSSFRILALLEEAHVAANDLHDVKLARTKYSAFVEEYPQSSHIDEAQAALKSLKAGVLPASPDTAQASVKPQVVAAPKGSLPRLPEGSASASNGVPASTVPHEIREAVNAAASQSSTLPALKPTARMQEVEDASANVPTHTRNGLATVSAIRHWSTPTYTRVAIDLGDEVQYEAARVPNPDRIFFDLHGTRLAQELSGKAFSVTDDGFLKKIRVAQYSNDVVRVVLDVNDVTEYSAFLLPNPYRLIIDIHGGAKSSSSSVPLPATTTAPQNDKLHGDDLLHAPTVTQSAANNANRATGISSSGVSLPPAPVPADTAAVPSTVATRSSGRDVASLSKAPDTQKATLLPTSKPIAVVADTRTGDIPVPTHKNGKRNEKAVEAAEPGQAAAPTADGARTLQRALGLKINRIVIDAGHGGHDSGTLGVGGIMEKDVVLDVALKLGKLLQDKLGAQVIYTRSDDTFIPLETRTAIANKAEADLFLSIHANSSQDETARGVETYYLNFTSQPDALDVAARENAVSDQSVHQLADLVKKITLKDKLDESREFAADVDKSLFEGLHRGNEGLKDRGVKKAPFVVLIGANMPSILTEISFVTNPRDASQLRTPEYRERIAESIYKGVARYTSGLSSGSVPTRVAKTSTPDPRGQ; this is encoded by the coding sequence TTGGCTTCTCTAGCTCCATCCCGAAGCGCACGATGCGTTGTCGCTGCGGCTCTGCTGTTGCCGTTGGCGTTGAGTGCGGTTGCGCAAAGACCGCGGACGTCTTCCGCTGCATCATCTACTAGGAAGAAGGCTGTCGAGCAGACGCCGTGGCAGATTGCCGAGGCAGCGCGAGAACAGTTGATGGCGATTCCGCCGGAGCAGCGCACACGCGACGACTACACGACGGTGATGGACGCGTACCGGCTGATCTATCACGGCAATCCCGCGGACGTGCATTCGCCGGAGTCCATCTACAACGTGGGCCTGCTACTCGCTGACCAGGCCATGACGCTGCACGAGCCAAAGATGCTCACCGCGGCGATTGGGCAGTTTGAGTTCCTGCGGACACAGTATCCGCGATCCAGTTTCCGCATCCTGGCATTGCTGGAAGAAGCACATGTTGCCGCGAATGATCTGCATGATGTGAAGCTGGCGAGGACCAAGTATTCGGCGTTTGTGGAGGAGTATCCACAGTCGTCCCATATCGATGAGGCACAAGCGGCGCTGAAGAGCCTGAAGGCAGGTGTTTTGCCAGCCTCTCCGGATACAGCGCAGGCGAGCGTTAAGCCTCAGGTAGTTGCAGCACCGAAGGGATCACTCCCGCGACTGCCGGAAGGAAGCGCGTCCGCATCCAACGGCGTCCCGGCCTCAACGGTTCCACATGAGATCCGCGAGGCTGTGAACGCAGCTGCCTCACAGTCATCCACGTTGCCCGCACTGAAGCCGACAGCGCGCATGCAGGAAGTGGAAGACGCATCGGCGAATGTACCAACGCATACTCGCAACGGTTTGGCGACAGTCTCGGCCATCCGCCACTGGTCTACCCCGACCTACACCCGCGTAGCCATCGATCTTGGCGACGAGGTGCAGTATGAAGCGGCACGTGTGCCAAATCCGGATCGCATCTTCTTCGATCTGCATGGAACGCGGCTGGCGCAGGAGTTGAGCGGCAAGGCGTTCAGCGTAACTGACGATGGCTTCCTGAAGAAGATCCGTGTGGCGCAGTACTCGAATGATGTCGTGCGCGTTGTGCTGGACGTAAATGATGTGACGGAGTATTCGGCGTTTCTGCTGCCGAATCCATATCGACTCATCATCGATATCCATGGTGGTGCTAAGAGCTCCAGTTCGTCCGTTCCGCTTCCTGCAACTACGACAGCTCCTCAGAACGACAAGCTACATGGAGACGATCTGCTGCATGCGCCGACGGTTACACAGAGTGCAGCGAACAACGCAAATCGCGCGACGGGTATATCGTCTTCTGGAGTTTCGTTGCCTCCCGCTCCCGTGCCTGCAGATACCGCTGCAGTTCCAAGCACGGTTGCGACACGTAGCAGCGGCCGCGATGTGGCCAGTCTGAGTAAGGCTCCCGATACGCAGAAGGCGACGTTGCTGCCGACGAGCAAACCGATTGCCGTTGTTGCGGATACGCGCACTGGCGACATTCCTGTGCCGACGCACAAGAACGGCAAGCGGAACGAGAAGGCCGTGGAAGCGGCGGAGCCAGGGCAGGCAGCAGCACCAACAGCTGATGGAGCACGCACCTTGCAACGTGCGTTGGGATTGAAGATCAATCGCATCGTGATTGATGCAGGTCATGGTGGACACGACAGCGGAACACTTGGCGTGGGCGGCATCATGGAGAAGGACGTTGTCCTCGATGTCGCGCTGAAGCTGGGCAAACTGCTGCAGGACAAGCTGGGTGCGCAGGTGATCTACACGCGCAGCGATGACACGTTCATCCCGTTGGAGACGCGCACTGCAATTGCGAATAAGGCGGAAGCGGACTTGTTCCTGAGCATTCATGCGAACAGTTCGCAGGACGAAACAGCGCGTGGTGTGGAGACGTACTACCTAAACTTCACCTCGCAGCCGGACGCGTTGGATGTTGCGGCTCGCGAAAACGCGGTCAGCGATCAATCCGTACATCAACTTGCGGATTTGGTGAAGAAGATCACGCTCAAAGACAAGCTGGATGAGTCGCGCGAGTTTGCTGCGGATGTCGATAAGTCTCTCTTTGAGGGATTGCACCGTGGCAACGAAGGATTGAAGGATCGTGGCGTTAAGAAAGCTCCATTTGTGGTGCTGATTGGAGCGAATATGCCGTCGATCCTGACGGAGATTAGTTTCGTGACGAACCCTCGTGATGCCTCGCAGTTACGGACGCCCGAGTATCGCGAACGCATCGCGGAGTCGATCTATAAAGGTGTGGCTCGGTATACCAGCGGTTTAAGCAGCGGTTCCGTGCCGACACGGGTTGCCAAGACCTCTACGCCCGATCCTCGCGGGCAGTAG
- a CDS encoding DUF6599 family protein, translated as MLRTAHFALVSALLVSSAVAQTPAASTTVSVPPAPLLADHFGPWQASAPATVNDIHLPDDVAKELIVKRSDAKIYEAEGNKAAVSAVELADATGAYSAFTYLRTAEMHPCSTGNSLGVDCAVSSGRLLFWQGDTVVIVAPAGLKGIAAGSFTDLVGTLPKPNGAKAAHPLLPGKLPTDGLEKTSLRYAVGQNTYTAGGGAIPAEVLDFSKSPEILTAHYRSSKSGTGLLTLIFYPTPTIAGDRMRAIQQAISDKKMPASFLAGDPQIARSGPIVAIASSGFTAKEAAKLVGGVKYQAQIAWDKPEGYMEQFKVSAAASVLVQIMIFVFVMCGAALALGIVFGGGRAAFRISRGKSASSLADMEVISLGLRGKPEHKIQS; from the coding sequence ATGCTGCGTACTGCCCATTTCGCGCTTGTTTCCGCTCTGTTGGTTTCCTCTGCCGTAGCGCAGACGCCAGCAGCTTCTACGACGGTTTCTGTTCCGCCTGCACCCTTGTTGGCTGATCACTTTGGCCCATGGCAGGCTTCCGCTCCAGCCACGGTCAATGACATTCATCTGCCGGATGATGTGGCAAAGGAACTGATCGTTAAGCGATCGGACGCGAAGATCTATGAAGCCGAAGGAAACAAGGCTGCGGTTTCTGCGGTGGAACTTGCCGATGCCACAGGCGCTTACAGCGCGTTTACGTATTTGCGCACGGCAGAGATGCATCCATGCTCAACGGGAAACAGTCTGGGCGTAGACTGCGCAGTGTCCTCAGGACGGTTGTTGTTCTGGCAGGGCGATACGGTAGTGATCGTTGCACCAGCAGGGCTGAAGGGCATTGCCGCAGGTTCGTTCACGGATCTGGTGGGTACTCTTCCGAAGCCAAATGGCGCGAAGGCTGCGCATCCGTTGCTACCGGGCAAACTGCCTACAGATGGTCTGGAGAAGACCAGCCTGCGCTATGCCGTGGGACAGAACACATACACCGCTGGTGGTGGCGCGATTCCTGCTGAGGTGTTGGACTTTAGCAAGTCTCCTGAAATTCTTACTGCGCACTATCGTTCGTCGAAGAGCGGTACAGGATTGCTGACACTCATCTTCTATCCCACGCCAACGATTGCAGGTGATCGTATGCGTGCGATCCAGCAAGCGATTTCAGATAAGAAGATGCCTGCGTCGTTCCTTGCAGGCGATCCGCAGATTGCGCGATCGGGACCGATCGTTGCGATCGCTTCCAGTGGATTTACTGCGAAGGAAGCAGCGAAGCTGGTGGGTGGCGTGAAGTACCAGGCGCAGATTGCATGGGACAAGCCCGAAGGCTACATGGAGCAGTTCAAAGTTTCTGCTGCAGCCAGTGTGTTGGTACAGATCATGATCTTCGTTTTCGTGATGTGTGGCGCTGCCCTTGCGTTGGGTATTGTGTTCGGCGGAGGTCGCGCTGCCTTCCGTATATCGCGTGGTAAATCGGCTTCGTCGCTGGCAGATATGGAAGTCATCAGCCTGGGATTGCGTGGCAAGCCGGAACACAAAATCCAGTCCTAA